The proteins below are encoded in one region of Pseudomonas putida NBRC 14164:
- a CDS encoding alkaline phosphatase family protein — MQHNVILVLLDGLNYQVAHHAMGHLHAYVEADRAALYRVECELPSLSRPLYECILTGVPPIDSGIVHNNVNRLSNQRSVFHYAREANLGTAAAAYHWMSELYNRSPFDPQRDRHTHAPKLPIQHGLFYWDDRYPDSHLLADGEYLRRRHAPNFLLVHPMSIDDIGHRHGLDSSQYRNAARSVDILLADYLPGWLEEGYQVLVTADHGMNNDRSHNGLLAEEREVPLFVFGDAFSLDPAAKPLQTELCGTMCELLGAAHDKTVCRELLK, encoded by the coding sequence ATGCAACACAACGTCATCCTGGTCCTGCTAGACGGCCTGAACTATCAGGTCGCCCACCACGCCATGGGCCACCTGCATGCCTATGTCGAGGCCGACCGCGCCGCGCTGTACCGCGTGGAATGCGAGCTGCCGTCGCTGTCACGGCCGCTGTACGAATGCATCCTCACCGGCGTGCCGCCGATCGACAGCGGCATCGTGCACAACAACGTCAACCGCCTGTCCAACCAGCGCAGCGTGTTTCACTACGCCCGCGAAGCCAACCTGGGCACCGCAGCGGCGGCCTATCACTGGATGAGCGAGCTGTACAACCGCTCGCCTTTCGACCCGCAGCGCGACCGCCACACCCACGCGCCGAAGTTGCCGATCCAGCACGGGCTGTTCTACTGGGACGACCGTTACCCCGATTCGCACCTGCTGGCCGATGGCGAATACCTGCGCCGCCGCCATGCCCCCAACTTCCTGCTGGTTCACCCGATGAGCATCGACGATATCGGCCACCGCCACGGCCTGGATAGCAGCCAGTACCGCAACGCCGCCCGCAGCGTCGACATCCTGCTGGCCGACTACCTGCCCGGTTGGCTCGAAGAGGGCTATCAGGTGCTGGTCACCGCCGACCACGGCATGAACAACGACCGCTCGCACAACGGTTTGCTGGCCGAGGAGCGCGAAGTGCCATTATTCGTCTTTGGCGACGCGTTCAGCCTGGACCCGGCGGCCAAGCCGTTGCAGACCGAGCTGTGCGGCACCATGTGCGAGCTGCTTGGCGCTGCCCACGACAAGACCGTGTGCCGGGAGCTGCTGAAGTGA